A single Pseudochaenichthys georgianus chromosome 10, fPseGeo1.2, whole genome shotgun sequence DNA region contains:
- the LOC117454121 gene encoding uncharacterized protein encodes MTEVYLLFYQATLPVFSTFSLLLQREKSSIFLLHDEIRSFIRKLLSKFLKPAALQHQELHDILYKDPSNQLPGEKLVIGFTTRGTLNRLLDAGDITPQQVQRFQQAAVAFLVRAVEYAMKKLPMREPLIKHAMFLDVQQRVECGVEDALYFVDRFPELLPYNGPDEHDKLGEEFLDYQSMDIAMPEDPATFDIENFWGNMASMKNKVTGMSRFGRLSPIAKLVLVLPHSNADAERVFSVVGLNKSKTRNSLALDGTLSSIMTVKMANLEPQCFKWEPPPSVIKASKSATNTYNMRHVM; translated from the exons ATGACAGAGGTGTACCTGCTGTTCTATCAAGCAACGTTGCCAGTCTTCTCCACCTTCAGcctcctcctccagagagagaaGTCCTCCATCTTCCTTCTACATGATGAG ATACGGAGTTTCATCCGCAAGTTGCTTTCGAAGTTTCTGAAGCCCGCAGCACTGCAGCACCAGGAATTGCATGACATCCTCTATAAGGACCCATCAAACCAACTGCCAG GAGAAAAGCTGGTGATCGGCTTCACTACTCGAGGTACACTCAACAGGCTCCTTGATGCAGGAGACATTACACCGCAGCAAGTGCAGAGGTTCCAGCAGGCAGCAGTGGCGTTTCTGGTGAGGGCTGTGGAGTATGCCATGAAGAAACTCCCCATGAGAGAGCCCCTCATAAAACATGCCATGTTTCTGGATGTCCAGCAGAGGGTAGAGTGTGGAGTGGAAGACGCCTTGTACTTTGTCGACAG gtTTCCTGAACTTCTCCCATACAACGGACCTGACGAGCATGACAAACTGGGTGAGGAGTTTCTGGACTACCAATCCATGGACATTGCCATGCccgaagacccagccacgttcgaCATAGAGAACTTTTGGGGGAACATGGCATCAATGAAGAATAAG GTGACCGGGATGAGCAGATTTGGGAGGCTCTCTCCTATTGCCAAGTTGGTGTTGGTACTTCCGCATTCAAATGCTGATGCTGAACGAGTGTTCTCTGTGGTGGGACTGAACAAAAGCAAAACCCGAAACAGTTTGGCTCTTGATGGAACTCTGTCATCCATCATGACTGTGAAGATGGCAAACCTTGAGCCACAGTGTTTCAAATGGGAgccccctccctctgtcatCAAGGCATCAAAATCAGCCACAAACACCTACAACATGAGACATGTcatgtaa